In Pseudomonas sp. MM213, a genomic segment contains:
- the coaD gene encoding pantetheine-phosphate adenylyltransferase, with protein sequence MNRVLYPGTFDPITKGHGDLVERAARLFDHVIIAVAASPKKNPLFPLEQRVELAREVTKHLPNVEVVGFSTLLAHFAKEKNANVFLRGLRAVSDFEYEFQLANMNRQLAPDVESLFLTPSERYSFISSTLVREIAALGGDITKFVHPAVADALTLRFKK encoded by the coding sequence ATGAACCGAGTGTTGTACCCAGGTACCTTCGACCCTATTACCAAGGGCCATGGCGATCTGGTCGAACGCGCCGCGCGCCTGTTCGATCATGTGATCATCGCCGTCGCCGCCAGCCCGAAGAAAAACCCGTTGTTTCCCCTGGAACAGCGTGTGGAGCTGGCCCGCGAGGTCACTAAACATCTGCCGAACGTTGAAGTCGTCGGCTTTTCGACGCTGTTGGCGCATTTCGCCAAAGAGAAGAATGCCAACGTGTTCCTGCGTGGTTTGCGCGCGGTCTCGGACTTCGAATACGAATTTCAGCTGGCCAACATGAACCGTCAGTTGGCGCCGGATGTGGAAAGTCTGTTTCTTACACCGTCCGAGCGCTATTCGTTCATTTCCTCGACGCTGGTCCGTGAAATCGCGGCGTTGGGCGGCGATATCACCAAGTTCGTCCACCCTGCGGTGGCGGATGCCCTGACACTTCGATTTAAAAAATAA
- a CDS encoding YfhL family 4Fe-4S dicluster ferredoxin — protein MSLIITDDCINCDVCEPECPNAAISQGEEIYVIDPNLCTQCVGHYDEPQCQQVCPVDCIPLDEAHPETEEQLMEKYRKITGKA, from the coding sequence ATGTCCCTGATCATCACCGACGATTGCATCAACTGCGACGTCTGCGAACCCGAGTGCCCGAACGCCGCCATTTCCCAGGGCGAAGAGATCTACGTGATCGACCCGAACCTGTGCACCCAGTGTGTCGGCCACTACGACGAACCTCAGTGCCAGCAGGTGTGCCCGGTGGATTGCATTCCACTGGACGAAGCGCATCCGGAGACTGAAGAGCAGTTGATGGAGAAGTACCGGAAGATTACCGGTAAGGCGTGA
- the mutM gene encoding bifunctional DNA-formamidopyrimidine glycosylase/DNA-(apurinic or apyrimidinic site) lyase — protein sequence MPELPEVETTRRGIAPYLEGQRVSRVIVRDRRLRWPIPEDLDVRLSGQRIVLVERRAKYLLINAEVGTLISHLGMSGNLRLVEVGLPAAKHEHVDIELESGLALRYTDPRRFGAMLWSLDPLNHELLIRLGPEPLTDLFDGERLFQQSRGRSMAVKPFIMDNAVVVGVGNIYATEALFAAGIDPRREAKSISRARYLKLAIEIKRILAAAIERGGTTLRDFIGGDGQPGYFQQELFVYGRGSQPCKVCGTELREVKLGQRASVFCPRCQS from the coding sequence ATGCCTGAACTGCCGGAAGTCGAAACCACCCGCCGCGGTATTGCGCCGTACCTGGAAGGCCAACGCGTCAGCCGGGTGATCGTGCGTGACCGTCGCCTGCGCTGGCCGATCCCTGAAGACCTGGATGTGCGGCTCTCCGGCCAGCGTATCGTGCTGGTTGAGCGGCGCGCCAAGTACCTGCTGATCAACGCCGAAGTCGGCACGCTGATCAGCCACTTGGGCATGTCGGGCAATCTGCGCCTGGTGGAAGTCGGCCTGCCGGCCGCCAAGCATGAGCATGTGGATATCGAGCTGGAATCGGGCCTGGCCCTGCGTTACACGGACCCGCGACGGTTCGGCGCGATGCTCTGGAGCCTCGATCCGCTCAACCATGAATTGCTGATTCGCCTGGGGCCGGAACCGTTGACCGACCTGTTCGACGGCGAGCGCTTGTTCCAGCAGTCTCGCGGGCGTTCGATGGCGGTCAAACCGTTCATCATGGACAACGCCGTGGTGGTCGGCGTGGGCAATATCTACGCGACCGAAGCGCTGTTTGCGGCCGGTATCGATCCGCGCCGCGAGGCCAAGAGCATTTCCCGGGCGCGCTATTTGAAATTGGCGATCGAGATCAAACGCATCCTGGCCGCCGCCATCGAGCGCGGCGGTACGACGTTGCGCGACTTTATCGGCGGTGACGGTCAGCCCGGTTATTTCCAGCAGGAATTGTTCGTGTACGGCCGTGGCAGTCAGCCGTGCAAGGTCTGCGGAACAGAGCTGCGGGAAGTCAAACTCGGGCAGCGCGCCAGCGTCTTTTGCCCGCGCTGCCAGAGCTGA
- a CDS encoding HDOD domain-containing protein, whose translation MPAQPQIMVDLQMEQYMPDPDLEVIAKLISQDPGLSGALLKIVNSPYYGLSNKIASIQRAVNLLGSRSIINLINAQSIKGEMNDDTIVTLNRFWDTAQDVAMTCLTLAKRIGVQAGDEAYALGLFHDCGVPLMLQRFPDYMTTLEEAYASASAECRVVDTENRVFNTNHAVVGYYTAKSWRLPEHVSTAIANHHNALAIFSDESSRNSQLKNLLAILKMAEHICASYRVLGNQNEDHEWNTIAPLVLDYVGLSDYDFETLKQTIRDLGTHR comes from the coding sequence GTGCCGGCCCAGCCGCAGATCATGGTGGATCTGCAGATGGAGCAGTACATGCCCGATCCGGATCTGGAAGTGATTGCCAAGCTGATCTCCCAGGACCCGGGCCTCTCTGGTGCCCTGCTGAAAATCGTCAACTCGCCGTATTACGGCTTGAGCAACAAGATCGCCTCGATCCAGCGCGCGGTGAACCTGCTGGGCAGCCGTTCGATCATCAATCTGATCAACGCGCAGTCGATCAAGGGTGAAATGAACGATGACACCATCGTCACCCTGAACCGTTTCTGGGACACCGCTCAAGACGTGGCGATGACCTGCCTGACCCTGGCCAAGCGCATCGGCGTCCAGGCCGGCGATGAAGCGTACGCCCTGGGCCTGTTCCACGACTGCGGCGTGCCGCTGATGCTGCAACGCTTCCCGGACTACATGACCACGCTGGAAGAAGCCTACGCCAGCGCCAGTGCCGAATGCCGCGTGGTGGACACGGAAAATAGGGTGTTCAATACCAACCATGCGGTGGTGGGTTATTACACGGCCAAATCCTGGCGCCTGCCGGAGCATGTGAGCACGGCGATCGCCAATCACCACAATGCGCTGGCGATTTTCAGCGATGAGTCTTCGCGCAACAGCCAGCTGAAAAACCTGTTGGCGATCCTGAAAATGGCCGAGCACATTTGTGCGTCTTACCGGGTACTGGGTAACCAGAACGAGGACCATGAATGGAACACCATCGCGCCACTGGTACTCGATTACGTGGGCCTCTCGGACTACGACTTCGAAACCCTCAAACAAACGATTCGCGACCTCGGCACTCACCGCTGA
- a CDS encoding class I SAM-dependent rRNA methyltransferase yields the protein MSLPSLRLKANADRRLRNGHLWVYSNEIDVAATPLHGFKAGDQAILEAAGGKLLGIVAMSPNNLICARLLSRDVKLPLDKSLLVHRLNVALSLRDRLFDKPFYRLVYGDSDLLPGLVVDRFGDILVVQIASATMEAHKDDVIAALTQVLKPSGILFKNDSAARDAEGLNRYVETVFGLVPEWVALEENGVKFEAPVIQGQKTGWFYDHRMNRARLAPYAKGKRVLDLYSYIGGWGVQAAAFGASEVFCVDASAFALDGVERNAALNGFAEKITCLEGDVFEALKELKASEERFDVIVADPPAFIKRKKDMKNGEGAYRRLNEQAMRLLSKDGILVSASCSMHLPEDDLQNILLTSARHLDRNIQMLERGGQGPDHPVHPAIAETRYIKSITCRLLPNS from the coding sequence ATGTCCCTGCCTAGCCTGCGCCTCAAAGCCAACGCCGACCGTCGCCTGCGAAACGGCCACTTGTGGGTCTACAGCAACGAAATCGACGTGGCCGCCACCCCGTTGCACGGCTTCAAAGCCGGCGACCAGGCGATCCTCGAAGCTGCCGGCGGCAAGCTGCTGGGCATCGTCGCCATGAGCCCGAACAACCTGATCTGCGCCCGTCTGCTGTCGCGCGACGTCAAGTTGCCGCTGGACAAATCGCTGCTGGTGCACCGCCTGAACGTCGCTCTGTCCCTGCGTGATCGCCTGTTCGACAAGCCGTTCTATCGCCTGGTCTACGGCGATTCCGACCTGCTGCCAGGCCTGGTGGTCGACCGCTTCGGCGACATCCTGGTGGTGCAGATCGCTTCGGCAACCATGGAAGCGCATAAAGACGACGTGATCGCGGCGCTGACCCAAGTGCTCAAGCCAAGCGGCATTCTGTTCAAGAACGACTCCGCCGCCCGCGACGCCGAAGGCCTCAACCGCTACGTCGAAACCGTGTTCGGCCTGGTGCCGGAGTGGGTCGCGCTGGAAGAAAACGGCGTGAAATTCGAAGCCCCGGTCATTCAAGGCCAGAAAACCGGCTGGTTCTACGATCACCGCATGAACCGCGCACGCCTGGCCCCGTACGCCAAAGGCAAACGCGTCCTCGACCTGTACAGCTACATCGGCGGTTGGGGCGTGCAAGCCGCAGCATTCGGCGCCAGTGAAGTGTTCTGCGTCGACGCGTCGGCCTTCGCCCTCGACGGCGTCGAGCGCAACGCCGCGCTGAACGGTTTCGCTGAAAAAATAACCTGCCTCGAAGGCGACGTCTTCGAAGCGCTGAAAGAACTGAAAGCCAGCGAAGAACGCTTCGACGTGATCGTGGCCGACCCGCCGGCGTTCATCAAACGCAAGAAAGACATGAAAAATGGCGAAGGCGCTTACCGTCGCCTGAACGAGCAAGCCATGCGCCTGCTCAGCAAGGACGGCATCCTGGTCAGCGCTTCGTGCTCGATGCACCTGCCGGAAGATGACCTGCAGAACATCCTGCTGACCAGCGCCCGCCACCTGGATCGCAACATCCAGATGCTGGAACGTGGCGGTCAGGGTCCGGATCATCCGGTACACCCGGCGATTGCTGAAACCCGCTACATCAAGAGCATCACCTGCCGGTTGCTGCCAAACAGCTAA
- a CDS encoding MFS transporter: MNPSPHTAKKSSLILLLMTMTLLGVFPLDVVLPSFPALSDFFRTSASDIALSVSLFAIGLGLSVVLVGPLSDLWGRKTLLLTGIAISIVGATGCLVSSEYGWFLVFRVIQAVGCGAFVLSQALIQDLFVGKEQERMRIWMTTAAGVFISISPLLGTWLQMHLDWQGSFYVFIALAVFVWIRAGVILKETPRSRNAAPGHFFSAYWRLCSDFRFMGYWLISALAFACHFSFIVMSPIIFMERLALTPYEFAWTLLLYGVAYVFGGIVASALHRRLPANSQIVIGLGLIALSGLVMLWLANQFGLTAAAVLIPMLICTAGTTIARPIANSKAMTLYPQDAGTSSSVGGVMIFMCGGVISVMINLASEDLTTALALCFLILSVAGLGLNALIMQRNLALNAS; encoded by the coding sequence ATGAACCCTTCCCCGCATACCGCGAAAAAATCGTCGCTCATCCTGCTTTTGATGACGATGACGCTACTGGGTGTTTTCCCGCTGGACGTGGTGCTCCCGTCCTTTCCCGCGCTTTCTGATTTCTTCCGGACCTCGGCGTCCGACATTGCCCTTTCGGTCAGCCTGTTTGCCATTGGCCTTGGGCTATCCGTGGTGCTGGTCGGACCGCTGTCGGACTTGTGGGGGCGCAAAACCCTTTTGCTGACTGGCATCGCCATCTCGATCGTCGGTGCAACGGGTTGCCTGGTTTCCAGCGAATACGGCTGGTTTCTGGTGTTTCGCGTCATTCAGGCTGTGGGTTGTGGCGCTTTCGTACTGTCGCAGGCACTGATTCAGGATCTGTTCGTCGGCAAGGAACAGGAACGGATGAGGATCTGGATGACCACCGCCGCCGGCGTGTTCATTTCCATATCGCCGCTGCTTGGCACCTGGTTGCAGATGCATCTGGACTGGCAGGGCAGCTTCTATGTCTTTATCGCACTGGCGGTCTTCGTCTGGATAAGGGCTGGCGTGATCCTCAAGGAAACCCCGCGCAGTCGCAATGCCGCACCCGGTCACTTTTTCAGTGCCTACTGGCGGCTATGCTCGGATTTTCGCTTCATGGGTTACTGGCTGATTTCGGCCCTGGCCTTCGCCTGCCATTTTTCATTCATCGTCATGTCGCCGATCATTTTCATGGAGCGCCTGGCACTCACGCCCTACGAATTCGCCTGGACATTGTTGCTGTATGGCGTGGCTTATGTGTTCGGCGGGATAGTTGCCAGCGCGCTGCATCGGCGTTTGCCGGCCAATTCACAGATAGTGATCGGCCTCGGCCTGATCGCATTGTCGGGGCTGGTCATGCTGTGGCTGGCGAATCAATTCGGGCTGACGGCCGCTGCGGTGCTGATCCCCATGCTCATCTGCACGGCCGGCACCACCATTGCCCGGCCTATCGCCAACTCCAAAGCCATGACCCTCTATCCACAGGATGCCGGTACGTCCTCCTCGGTCGGCGGCGTGATGATCTTCATGTGCGGCGGCGTGATCAGCGTGATGATCAATCTCGCGTCCGAAGACCTCACCACGGCGCTCGCCTTGTGTTTCCTGATCCTTAGCGTCGCGGGCCTGGGTTTGAACGCGCTGATCATGCAGCGCAATCTGGCACTGAACGCGAGTTGA
- the ilvD gene encoding dihydroxy-acid dehydratase, producing the protein MPDYRSKTSTHGRNMAGARALWRATGMKDDDFKKPIIAIANSFTQFVPGHVHLKDLGQLVAREIERAGGVAKEFNTIAVDDGIAMGHDGMLYSLPSREIIADSVEYMVNAHCADAIVCISNCDKITPGMLMASLRLNIPVIFVSGGPMEAGKTKLASHGLDLVDAMVIAADSSASDEKVAEYERSACPTCGSCSGMFTANSMNCLVEALGLALPGNGSTLATHSDREQLFLQAGRTIVELCKRYYGENDESVLPRNIANFKAFENAMTLDIAMGGSTNTILHLLAAAQEAEIDFDLRDIDRLSRHVPQLCKVAPNIQKYHMEDVHRAGGIFSILGSLARGGLLHTDLPTVHSKSLAEGIAKWDITQTDDEAVHHFFKAGPAGIPTQTAFSQSTRWETLDDDRENGCIRSVEHAYSKEGGLAVLYGNIALDGCVVKTAGVDESIHVFEGNAKIFESQDSAVRGILADEVKAGDIVIIRYEGPKGGPGMQEMLYPTSYLKSKGLGKACALLTDGRFSGGTSGLSIGHASPEAAAGGAIGLVQDGDKVLIDIPNRSINLLVSDEELAGRRAEQDQKGWKPVEKRPRKVTTALKAYALLATSADKGAVRNKAMLDGL; encoded by the coding sequence ATGCCTGATTACCGCTCGAAAACATCCACCCACGGCCGCAACATGGCCGGTGCCCGCGCATTGTGGCGCGCCACGGGGATGAAAGATGACGACTTCAAAAAGCCGATCATCGCCATTGCCAACTCGTTCACCCAGTTCGTACCGGGCCACGTCCACCTCAAGGACCTGGGCCAACTGGTCGCCCGCGAAATCGAACGCGCCGGCGGTGTTGCGAAAGAATTCAACACCATCGCCGTGGATGACGGCATCGCCATGGGCCACGACGGCATGCTGTATTCGCTGCCGAGCCGCGAGATCATCGCCGACTCCGTCGAGTACATGGTCAACGCCCACTGCGCCGACGCCATCGTCTGCATCTCGAACTGCGACAAGATCACCCCAGGCATGCTGATGGCGTCCCTGCGCCTGAACATCCCGGTGATCTTCGTGTCCGGCGGCCCGATGGAAGCCGGCAAGACCAAACTGGCCAGCCACGGTCTCGACCTCGTCGACGCCATGGTGATCGCCGCCGACTCCAGCGCTTCTGACGAGAAGGTTGCCGAGTACGAGCGCAGTGCCTGCCCGACTTGCGGTTCGTGCTCCGGCATGTTCACCGCCAACTCGATGAACTGCCTGGTTGAAGCGTTGGGGCTGGCCTTGCCGGGCAACGGTTCGACCCTCGCCACCCACAGCGACCGCGAGCAGCTGTTCCTGCAGGCCGGCCGCACCATCGTCGAGCTGTGCAAGCGTTACTACGGCGAGAACGACGAGTCGGTATTGCCGCGCAACATCGCCAACTTCAAGGCGTTCGAAAACGCCATGACCCTGGACATCGCCATGGGCGGTTCCACCAACACCATCCTGCACTTGCTGGCCGCCGCCCAGGAAGCCGAGATCGATTTCGACCTGCGCGACATCGACCGTCTTTCCCGTCACGTGCCGCAACTGTGCAAAGTCGCGCCGAACATCCAGAAGTACCACATGGAAGACGTGCACCGCGCCGGCGGGATCTTCAGCATCCTCGGTTCGCTGGCCCGTGGCGGCCTGCTGCACACCGACCTGCCGACCGTGCACAGCAAGTCCCTGGCCGAAGGCATCGCCAAGTGGGACATCACCCAGACCGACGACGAAGCCGTGCATCACTTCTTCAAGGCCGGCCCGGCGGGCATCCCGACGCAAACTGCATTCAGCCAGTCGACCCGTTGGGAAACCCTGGACGACGACCGTGAAAACGGCTGCATCCGCAGTGTCGAACACGCCTACTCGAAAGAAGGCGGCCTGGCCGTTCTCTACGGCAACATCGCGCTGGACGGCTGCGTAGTGAAAACCGCGGGCGTCGACGAGTCGATCCACGTGTTCGAAGGCAACGCAAAAATCTTCGAAAGCCAGGACAGCGCCGTACGCGGCATCCTCGCGGACGAAGTGAAGGCCGGCGACATCGTGATCATCCGTTACGAAGGCCCGAAAGGCGGCCCGGGCATGCAGGAAATGCTGTACCCGACGTCGTACCTGAAATCCAAAGGCCTGGGCAAAGCCTGCGCCCTGCTCACCGACGGCCGTTTCTCCGGCGGCACTTCGGGCCTGTCCATCGGCCACGCTTCGCCGGAAGCCGCTGCCGGTGGCGCGATTGGTCTGGTGCAGGACGGCGACAAAGTGCTGATCGACATTCCGAACCGCTCGATCAACCTGTTGGTCAGCGATGAAGAACTGGCCGGCCGCCGTGCCGAGCAGGATCAGAAAGGCTGGAAGCCGGTGGAGAAACGTCCACGTAAAGTGACCACCGCACTGAAAGCCTACGCCCTGCTGGCGACCAGCGCCGACAAGGGTGCCGTGCGTAACAAGGCGATGCTTGACGGGCTGTAA
- a CDS encoding L-cystine transporter, translated as MNLPLILNLLVFLALLVALAQTRHTTWSLAKKVLLALVLGVVFGVALHTVYGAGNPVLKASIGWFDLVGNGYVQLLQMIVIPLVFASILSAVARLHNASSLGKISFLTIGTLLFTTAIAALIGIGLTNLFGLTAEGLVAGTQEMARLQTIQTDYAGKVADLNVPQLLLSFIPQNPFADLARAKPTSIISVVIFAAFLGVAALQLLKDDVEKGQKVINAIDTLQAWVMRLVRLVMKLTPYGVLALMTKVVAGSNLQDIIKLGSFVVVSYIGLGLMFVVHGVLVSVAGINPLRFFRKIWPVLTFAFTSRSSAATIPLSIEAQTSRLGIPQSIASFAASFGATIGQNGCAGLYPAMLAVMVAPTVGINPLDPLWIATLVAIVTLSSAGVAGVGGGATFAALIVLPAMGLPVSLVALLISVEPLIDMGRTALNVSGSITAGAITSQIMQQTDKALLDADEHAELAHA; from the coding sequence ATGAATCTGCCGCTGATTCTCAATCTGCTGGTGTTCCTCGCCCTGCTCGTCGCACTGGCGCAAACCCGTCACACGACGTGGAGCCTGGCGAAAAAAGTCCTGCTCGCCCTGGTGTTGGGCGTGGTGTTCGGTGTCGCCTTGCACACCGTTTACGGTGCCGGAAACCCGGTGCTGAAAGCCTCGATCGGCTGGTTCGATCTGGTGGGCAACGGTTATGTGCAGTTGCTGCAAATGATCGTGATCCCGCTGGTGTTCGCCTCGATCCTCAGCGCCGTGGCCCGTCTGCACAACGCTTCATCGCTGGGCAAAATCAGTTTCCTGACCATCGGCACGCTGCTGTTCACCACCGCCATCGCGGCGCTGATCGGTATCGGTTTGACCAACCTGTTCGGCCTGACCGCTGAAGGCCTGGTCGCCGGCACACAGGAAATGGCCCGCCTGCAAACTATTCAGACCGACTACGCAGGTAAGGTTGCCGACCTGAATGTGCCGCAGCTGCTGTTGTCGTTCATCCCGCAAAACCCGTTCGCCGACCTCGCTCGTGCGAAGCCGACATCGATCATCAGCGTGGTGATTTTCGCCGCGTTCCTCGGGGTCGCAGCGCTGCAACTGCTGAAGGATGACGTCGAAAAAGGTCAGAAAGTGATCAACGCCATCGACACCCTGCAAGCCTGGGTGATGCGTCTGGTGCGTCTGGTGATGAAGCTGACTCCGTACGGCGTACTGGCGCTGATGACCAAAGTGGTCGCCGGTTCCAACCTGCAAGACATCATCAAGCTCGGCAGTTTTGTCGTGGTGTCCTACATCGGCCTGGGCCTGATGTTTGTAGTCCATGGCGTGCTGGTGTCGGTGGCCGGGATCAACCCGCTGCGGTTCTTCCGCAAGATCTGGCCGGTGCTGACGTTTGCTTTCACCAGCCGCTCCAGTGCGGCGACGATTCCGCTGAGCATCGAAGCTCAGACCAGCCGTCTGGGCATTCCGCAATCCATCGCCAGTTTCGCCGCTTCGTTCGGCGCGACCATTGGCCAGAACGGCTGTGCGGGATTGTATCCGGCGATGTTGGCAGTGATGGTTGCGCCGACCGTGGGCATCAACCCGCTCGACCCGCTGTGGATCGCGACGCTGGTGGCGATTGTGACCTTGAGTTCGGCCGGTGTGGCCGGCGTGGGCGGTGGTGCGACGTTCGCGGCGCTGATCGTGCTGCCGGCGATGGGCTTGCCGGTTTCACTGGTGGCGTTGCTGATTTCGGTTGAGCCGCTGATTGATATGGGGCGTACGGCGTTGAACGTGAGTGGTTCGATCACGGCCGGGGCGATTACCAGCCAGATCATGCAGCAGACCGATAAAGCGCTGCTGGATGCGGATGAGCATGCGGAGTTGGCTCACGCATAA
- a CDS encoding dihydrofolate reductase translates to MTKSLPLSLIAALGENRVIGVDNSMPWHLPGDFKYFKATTLGKPIIMGRKTWDSLGRPLPGRLNIVVSRQADLVLEGAEVYPSLEAAVVRAEEWAKEQGVDELMLIGGAQLYAQGLAQADRLYLTRVALSPEGDAWFPEFDLKQWKLVSNVPNPAEGDKPAYDFEVWEKV, encoded by the coding sequence ATGACTAAATCACTCCCCCTCAGCCTGATCGCAGCCCTCGGTGAAAACCGTGTGATCGGCGTCGACAACAGCATGCCCTGGCACTTGCCGGGGGACTTCAAATACTTCAAGGCCACCACCCTTGGCAAGCCGATCATCATGGGTCGCAAGACCTGGGATTCCCTCGGTCGCCCGCTGCCGGGCCGGTTGAACATCGTGGTCAGCCGTCAGGCGGATCTGGTGCTGGAAGGCGCGGAGGTTTACCCGTCGCTGGAGGCTGCCGTGGTTCGCGCAGAGGAATGGGCGAAAGAGCAGGGCGTCGATGAGTTGATGCTGATTGGTGGCGCGCAGTTGTATGCGCAAGGGTTGGCGCAGGCGGACCGGTTGTATTTGACGCGCGTGGCGCTGAGCCCGGAAGGGGATGCGTGGTTTCCGGAGTTTGATTTGAAGCAGTGGAAGCTGGTGTCGAATGTGCCGAATCCGGCTGAAGGCGACAAACCGGCGTACGACTTCGAAGTCTGGGAAAAAGTCTAA
- a CDS encoding DUF2868 domain-containing protein, translating into MTELNTLWLTETIRLREEHAGPLDDLEANRLARTAGGDLPTRISRRALWLAERDGLTEALRHWLQGARLALLVLAVLAVVSGAGLAFAALGDGQTPVNVFWALGSLLGLNLILLLSWALGLVFAGEHGATLGRLWLWLSEKLARDAKAAQLAPALLLLLQRQKLNRWALGVLVNGLWLLAMLSALVIVLMLMATRRYGFVWETTILGGDTFVAMTQALGALPALLGFSVPTVEMIRASGDAALNIESARQAWAAWLVGVLLVYGVLPRLLLALLCLWRWKRGRAMLRLDLNLPGYAQLRERLMPTSERLGISDAAPAQLHHVESGVSELQSDGALLVAIELDDQRPWPPPLPKTVNDAGILDSRESRHKLLEQLSRFPPARLLIACDPRRSPDRGSLALIAELARNASATRVWLLQAPPGEALDAERLGDWHVALQQLELPFADCAPLNWLETGHD; encoded by the coding sequence GTGACTGAACTGAATACCCTCTGGTTGACGGAAACCATTCGCCTGCGCGAAGAACACGCCGGCCCTCTGGATGATCTGGAAGCCAACCGACTGGCTCGCACGGCGGGCGGCGATCTGCCGACACGGATTTCGCGCCGCGCCTTATGGCTGGCCGAGCGTGATGGGCTGACCGAAGCCCTCAGGCATTGGCTGCAAGGTGCGCGACTGGCGCTGTTGGTGTTGGCCGTGCTGGCCGTGGTCAGCGGCGCCGGCCTGGCGTTTGCCGCGCTGGGCGACGGGCAAACGCCGGTCAACGTGTTTTGGGCCTTGGGCAGCTTGCTCGGGCTGAACCTGATTCTGCTGTTGAGCTGGGCGCTGGGCCTGGTGTTTGCCGGTGAGCACGGCGCGACGCTGGGACGCTTGTGGTTGTGGCTCAGCGAAAAACTCGCCCGCGACGCCAAAGCCGCGCAACTGGCGCCCGCCCTGCTGTTGCTGCTGCAACGACAGAAACTCAATCGCTGGGCCCTCGGTGTGCTGGTCAATGGCTTGTGGTTGCTGGCGATGCTCAGTGCGTTGGTGATTGTGCTGATGCTGATGGCGACCCGGCGCTACGGCTTCGTCTGGGAAACCACCATCCTTGGCGGCGACACCTTCGTCGCCATGACCCAGGCTCTGGGCGCCCTGCCGGCTCTGTTGGGTTTCAGCGTGCCCACCGTGGAAATGATCCGCGCCAGCGGCGATGCCGCACTGAACATTGAAAGCGCTCGTCAGGCCTGGGCCGCGTGGCTGGTGGGCGTGTTGCTGGTCTACGGGGTTTTGCCGAGGTTGTTGTTGGCGCTGTTGTGCCTGTGGCGCTGGAAAAGAGGTCGCGCCATGTTGCGTCTGGACCTGAACCTGCCCGGCTACGCGCAACTGCGCGAACGCCTGATGCCGACCAGCGAACGCCTGGGCATCAGCGATGCGGCACCTGCGCAACTTCATCACGTGGAAAGCGGCGTCAGCGAGCTGCAAAGCGACGGCGCGTTGCTGGTGGCCATCGAGCTGGACGATCAACGGCCATGGCCGCCACCGCTGCCGAAAACCGTGAACGACGCGGGCATCCTCGACAGTCGCGAATCGCGCCACAAACTCCTGGAACAACTCAGCCGTTTCCCCCCGGCCCGCCTGCTCATCGCCTGCGATCCACGGCGTTCGCCGGACCGCGGCAGCCTCGCGCTGATCGCCGAACTGGCCCGCAACGCCAGTGCCACCCGCGTCTGGTTGCTGCAAGCGCCGCCCGGCGAAGCGCTGGATGCCGAGCGCCTCGGCGACTGGCACGTGGCGCTGCAACAGTTGGAGCTGCCCTTCGCCGATTGCGCGCCGCTGAACTGGCTGGAGACCGGTCATGACTAA